One genomic segment of Pseudomonas chlororaphis subsp. aurantiaca includes these proteins:
- the tagQ gene encoding type VI secretion system-associated lipoprotein TagQ → MDTSLKNCASILARTLPLPTAVCCALLLGGCAGFGAPSSKVAAQTKVEYYPKCYEPVSQLRSSDKSMTKSVATGAIAGGLLGGLTGALVGNSGDAGRNALIGAAAGALVGGATGYYSERQKQISDDRARIASYASDIDHSTGEIDRSISYTRTAQNCYQREFTSLLNARKTKKISDSEGRLRLAEIVSGLKETNELMAAVDGRAGESIDVYTQAYEKDLQTVGVQRQDVAQVAAVKPPAATDKKATSKKASAKPATKKNVPKEAVTTERTLQQATAKREEGQKIAARGQTMVNDVCSNPDMGDWAPPACSKA, encoded by the coding sequence ATGGATACTTCACTCAAGAACTGCGCTTCGATCCTGGCTCGTACCCTGCCGTTGCCTACCGCGGTCTGCTGCGCCCTGCTGCTGGGCGGATGCGCGGGCTTCGGGGCTCCAAGCTCGAAGGTCGCGGCCCAGACCAAGGTCGAGTACTACCCGAAATGCTATGAGCCGGTCAGCCAGTTGCGCAGTTCCGACAAGTCGATGACCAAGTCGGTGGCCACCGGCGCCATTGCCGGTGGCCTGCTCGGCGGCCTGACCGGGGCCCTGGTCGGCAATAGCGGCGATGCCGGCCGCAATGCACTGATAGGCGCCGCCGCCGGGGCCCTGGTCGGCGGCGCGACCGGCTACTACAGCGAACGCCAGAAGCAGATCAGCGACGACCGTGCGCGCATTGCTTCCTACGCCAGCGACATCGACCACAGTACCGGCGAAATCGACCGCAGCATCAGCTACACCCGTACCGCGCAGAACTGCTACCAGCGTGAGTTCACCTCACTGCTCAATGCGCGCAAGACGAAGAAGATCAGCGACAGTGAAGGGCGCCTGCGTCTGGCCGAGATCGTCAGCGGACTGAAGGAAACCAACGAGCTGATGGCCGCCGTGGACGGGCGTGCGGGCGAGAGCATTGATGTCTACACCCAAGCCTATGAGAAAGACCTGCAGACGGTCGGTGTGCAACGCCAGGACGTCGCTCAGGTGGCCGCCGTGAAGCCTCCGGCCGCCACCGATAAGAAGGCGACCAGCAAGAAGGCCAGCGCCAAGCCGGCGACGAAGAAGAACGTGCCCAAAGAAGCCGTCACCACCGAGCGCACCTTGCAGCAAGCCACGGCCAAGCGTGAGGAAGGCCAGAAAATCGCTGCCCGTGGCCAGACCATGGTCAACGACGTGTGCAGCAACCCCGACATGGGTGACTGGGCACCGCCTGCTTGCTCGAAAGCCTGA
- a CDS encoding GntR family transcriptional regulator, producing MIKKDLALQLAPRVIEMIRARSMKAGEPLREQAFAQALGVSRSPVRRVFALLAEWDLAIQEPNRGYFLKQDAGQIQETTFPLASDPFEDFYLRVVDDILGGEIPEHFFEAQLLRRYEVPRGQLLKVLNRLASEAMVERKPGQGWGLKDFVHNAQAHIQSYRFRMAIEPAALLEPGYQVNHAAFAQARQQQQAMLDGDIQTLSRAQLFQVGAQFHEMIVQCSGNVFFIDAIRQQNQLRRFIGYKANVDRTRLMAQCQEHIHLLDLIESDRREEAAQFLWKHLDEVGRLKTQQDVMPDEGI from the coding sequence GTGATCAAGAAAGACCTCGCCTTGCAGTTGGCCCCCCGCGTTATCGAGATGATTCGCGCGCGCTCGATGAAGGCCGGTGAGCCGTTGCGCGAGCAGGCGTTTGCCCAAGCGCTGGGTGTTTCGCGCTCGCCGGTCCGGCGAGTGTTTGCCTTGCTCGCTGAATGGGACCTCGCCATCCAGGAACCCAACCGAGGCTACTTTCTGAAACAAGACGCCGGGCAGATTCAAGAAACGACCTTCCCGCTCGCCAGCGATCCTTTCGAAGATTTTTACCTTCGCGTGGTCGACGACATTCTTGGCGGTGAAATTCCTGAGCACTTTTTCGAAGCCCAACTGCTGCGCCGTTACGAAGTACCGCGCGGGCAGTTGCTCAAGGTATTGAACAGGCTGGCCAGCGAAGCCATGGTGGAGCGCAAGCCGGGGCAAGGATGGGGTTTGAAGGACTTCGTGCATAACGCCCAGGCGCACATCCAGAGCTACCGCTTCCGCATGGCCATCGAACCGGCTGCCCTGCTCGAGCCTGGTTATCAGGTCAATCACGCCGCGTTCGCCCAGGCCAGGCAGCAACAGCAGGCCATGCTCGACGGGGATATCCAGACCTTGTCCCGTGCCCAGCTGTTCCAGGTGGGCGCCCAGTTTCACGAAATGATCGTGCAGTGCTCCGGCAATGTCTTTTTCATCGATGCCATACGCCAGCAAAATCAGCTCAGGCGCTTCATCGGCTACAAGGCCAACGTCGATCGCACCCGTCTTATGGCGCAATGCCAGGAACACATCCATTTGCTCGACCTCATCGAATCCGATCGGCGCGAAGAAGCCGCGCAATTTCTCTGGAAGCATCTGGATGAAGTGGGTCGTCTCAAGACTCAACAGGACGTCATGCCAGATGAAGGGATATAG
- a CDS encoding ABC transporter permease, translated as MRLALMALLAWHDYRAEVRLSACAVLALVAVLAPLLVLFGLKFGLVTTLTERLERDPAVREVVPMGGGRFSAQAIAELAARPEVAFVVPRTRQIAATADLYPDSAGQALTVEMIPTAAGDPLVAPALLLQAPDQVLLSQRAAEKLGVQGGDVLSAAFGRQVAGRQEYQRTRLRVQGVLPLAAFPRDALFAPLALLEAAEDYRDGQAWPGYEPQVNTARVYPGFRLYAADLDGVERLRRYFAERGLEVATQAGVIAQVRSLSHNLTLVFWIIASLALAGAFAAMTASALAAVERKRRALSVLRLLGFSTGALVAFVVLQALYTGVFGLLLAWGLYGMAETGLNRLFAPAVGEYACRLLPVHYLLALLLTLLCCLLAAASGGWRAARIEASEGLRDV; from the coding sequence ATGCGGCTTGCCCTGATGGCCCTGCTGGCCTGGCACGACTACCGCGCCGAGGTGCGCCTGTCGGCTTGCGCGGTCCTGGCCCTGGTCGCCGTGCTCGCGCCCTTGCTGGTGCTGTTCGGCCTCAAGTTCGGCCTGGTCACCACCCTGACCGAACGCCTGGAGCGCGACCCCGCCGTGCGCGAAGTGGTGCCCATGGGCGGCGGGCGCTTCAGTGCCCAGGCCATCGCCGAACTGGCCGCGCGTCCCGAAGTCGCCTTCGTCGTGCCGCGTACCCGACAGATCGCCGCGACTGCCGACCTCTACCCGGACTCGGCCGGCCAGGCCTTGACGGTCGAGATGATCCCCACCGCCGCGGGCGACCCGCTGGTGGCGCCCGCGCTGCTGCTCCAGGCGCCGGACCAGGTACTGCTCAGCCAGCGGGCGGCGGAGAAACTCGGGGTCCAGGGCGGCGACGTGCTGAGCGCCGCGTTCGGCCGTCAGGTAGCCGGGCGCCAGGAATACCAGCGCACCCGCCTGCGGGTGCAGGGGGTCTTGCCACTCGCGGCCTTCCCGCGCGATGCGCTGTTCGCGCCCCTGGCCCTGCTGGAAGCCGCCGAAGACTACCGCGACGGCCAGGCCTGGCCTGGGTATGAGCCACAGGTGAACACGGCGCGGGTGTATCCGGGGTTCCGTCTCTACGCCGCGGACCTGGACGGCGTGGAGCGCCTGCGCCGGTATTTCGCCGAGCGCGGGCTTGAGGTCGCGACCCAGGCCGGCGTCATCGCCCAGGTGCGCTCGCTCAGCCACAACCTGACCCTGGTGTTCTGGATCATCGCCAGCCTGGCCCTGGCCGGGGCCTTCGCGGCGATGACCGCCAGCGCCCTGGCCGCCGTCGAGCGCAAGCGCAGGGCCTTGTCGGTGTTGCGCCTGCTGGGTTTCTCGACCGGCGCCCTGGTCGCCTTCGTCGTGCTGCAGGCGCTGTACACCGGGGTGTTCGGCCTGCTGCTGGCCTGGGGCTTGTACGGCATGGCCGAAACCGGGCTGAACCGACTGTTCGCACCGGCGGTGGGGGAGTACGCCTGCCGGCTGCTGCCGGTCCACTACCTGCTGGCCCTGCTGCTGACGCTGCTCTGCTGCCTGCTGGCGGCGGCCTCCGGTGGCTGGCGAGCGGCGCGGATCGAAGCATCGGAAGGACTGCGCGATGTGTAA
- a CDS encoding hydroxypyruvate isomerase family protein encodes MLKFNAHLGFQFNEWPFLQRIEAAAAAGFRGVEFPSPYEFDASLLADHLAQHNLSLIQFAAPAGVTKGIAALQGKEEEFRNGLRQAVNYAKALACSDVHIMSGVTTQEEAALTFGSNLEYAVKYFEDQGVRPLIEVISAQAMPDYYMSDFNKAHQVLESFASVGLILDLYHAQLLTGDAAGVLARFYDRTVHVQIADCPGRHEPGTGSMDFAALFAALEQRGYPGWIGCEYRPSGATVASLDWIKPLSA; translated from the coding sequence ATGCTCAAGTTCAATGCTCATCTCGGTTTCCAGTTCAATGAATGGCCTTTTCTGCAGCGTATCGAGGCTGCCGCCGCCGCTGGTTTTCGGGGGGTGGAGTTCCCGTCGCCCTATGAGTTCGACGCCAGTCTCCTGGCTGACCACCTGGCTCAGCACAACCTGTCGTTGATTCAGTTCGCGGCACCGGCCGGGGTTACCAAAGGCATCGCTGCCTTGCAGGGCAAGGAAGAAGAGTTTCGCAACGGCTTGCGCCAGGCCGTGAACTACGCCAAGGCGCTGGCGTGTTCGGATGTCCACATCATGTCAGGAGTGACGACACAGGAGGAGGCGGCGCTTACCTTCGGGAGCAACCTGGAGTACGCAGTCAAATACTTCGAAGACCAGGGGGTGCGCCCGCTTATCGAAGTGATCAGTGCGCAGGCGATGCCGGACTACTACATGTCTGACTTCAACAAGGCGCATCAGGTGCTGGAGAGCTTTGCGAGTGTCGGGCTGATTCTCGATCTTTACCATGCCCAGCTTCTGACTGGAGATGCAGCCGGGGTTCTGGCCCGGTTTTATGACAGGACCGTCCATGTGCAAATTGCCGACTGCCCGGGCCGTCACGAGCCGGGAACGGGGAGCATGGACTTTGCTGCCTTGTTCGCGGCGCTGGAGCAGCGTGGCTACCCAGGATGGATCGGCTGTGAATACCGCCCCTCCGGCGCTACTGTTGCGAGCCTTGACTGGATCAAGCCGCTAAGTGCCTAG
- a CDS encoding ABC transporter ATP-binding protein: MLKLRDIRKTRGEGPQRYSLVVPQLDLRPGQRLALVGPSGSGKSTLLDLLALVLSPDPGGVFECRADDRTLDVAGLWRSGRQDVLAGLRSRVMGYVLQTGGLLGFLDVQRNIGLSRALLGLPADATIWRLAEQLEIADQLHKLPAALSVGQRQRVSIARALAHGPSIVLADEPTASLDPLNAERVMQLLVAQAEERGVCILVATHDEALARRAGLQLHPLQVQRGADGGVTATLAGGG, encoded by the coding sequence ATGCTCAAGCTCAGGGATATCCGCAAGACCCGCGGCGAGGGGCCACAGCGCTACAGCCTGGTGGTGCCCCAACTCGACCTGCGGCCGGGCCAGCGCCTGGCCCTGGTAGGCCCCAGCGGCAGCGGCAAGAGCACCTTGCTGGACCTGCTGGCCCTGGTGCTGTCGCCGGACCCGGGTGGCGTCTTCGAATGCCGCGCCGACGACCGTACGCTGGATGTCGCCGGGCTCTGGCGCAGCGGCCGCCAGGATGTGCTGGCCGGGCTGCGCAGCCGGGTCATGGGCTATGTGCTGCAGACGGGCGGGTTGCTGGGGTTTCTCGACGTGCAGCGCAACATCGGGTTGTCGCGGGCGCTGCTCGGCCTGCCGGCCGATGCCACGATCTGGCGCCTGGCCGAGCAGCTGGAAATCGCCGACCAGTTGCACAAGCTGCCGGCGGCACTCTCCGTGGGCCAGCGCCAGCGGGTCAGCATCGCCCGGGCCCTGGCCCATGGGCCGAGCATCGTGCTGGCGGACGAGCCCACCGCCTCGCTGGACCCGCTGAACGCCGAACGGGTCATGCAACTGCTGGTGGCCCAGGCCGAGGAGCGCGGCGTGTGCATCCTGGTCGCCACCCATGACGAGGCGCTGGCCCGGCGCGCCGGGCTGCAGCTGCATCCCTTGCAAGTGCAGCGCGGCGCGGATGGCGGGGTCACCGCGACGCTGGCGGGAGGTGGGTGA
- a CDS encoding serine/threonine-protein kinase, whose amino-acid sequence MDIPGYAIERELGEGAMATVYLATQRSLERKVALKVMAAALAADRSFCERFLREGKTLARLSHPHTVTIYDIGNVGHFYYMAMEYLPNGTLKERIAEGLSPQQGLVYLRQIALALGYAHAQGLVHRDVKPANILFRANGSAVLSDFGIAKSLEDHTQFTQAGFAVGTPSYMSPEQARGQQIDGRTDLYALGVVLYEILTGKLPYTGSDSLSTALAHLTEPLPELPIAHGRYQGILRKLLAKDPAERFADADALIAALDHLPPAGPADAEATQLRPLPLPPTAAATGQSATTDLGGLAPVSLDMPPLAAPKPAPEPAPQPAATATATRTASLGAEPPAGSRGPLWALLGVAVAGVLALAGGGYWWLRPAPPVEPQNDQVEAQKTPAGDAQDSPAKTASAAQPPLATNADGGDRPLLMPGKKTLFQRVLSKPGAQVSGQPGAAPNGAALPAFSVLYVYQRKAVAGGSWLEVGAASDGQRDGWLPAEQVSDWKQSLVLKFTERSGRSPVMFLREASSLERFLADTAQARAALHKAQNEGSVDPQIVALEPVASAIPQDQFYLLPIFQARESFDANGQPVQLLNVASIDPGNTPQGKAEGAARAGSDAFRTAIVLVVDTSVSMQPYIDRVRQVVQALHRQIAGRGDLDSVSFGLVGFRSNVEKTPGLEYVAQTLVSLEEGRDPQRFLELAGQVKAAQVSSHAFNEDAFAGVMAAVEGMDWSPYAGRLILLVTDAGALRKNDPLGRTQMNEAEVREAALSKQIKIYTLHLRTEAGRKNHGFAEQQYRSLTADANPQIGDLYIPVAGGDVGRFGDTVAEIGSVFAEQVHQARNNQLPSLPPLQGTASVASKATAIGYAMQMDFLGRQSAVRAPQLITAWTSDHDLTNPSLPAFQVCVLLTKLQLNDLQQSLKLIVDAARRTQTSPKDFFQEIASASAHMSRDPTRLKQGGNLVEGGILGEYLDGLPYRSKSLSMTQDLWLSLSVAEQQDFIDELESKIRLYETFHNDIANWVRFGEAQPGDALYRVPLATLP is encoded by the coding sequence ATGGACATTCCCGGCTATGCGATCGAGCGCGAGCTGGGCGAGGGCGCCATGGCCACGGTCTACCTGGCGACCCAGCGCTCGCTGGAGCGCAAGGTGGCGCTCAAGGTCATGGCCGCCGCGCTGGCCGCCGACCGCAGCTTCTGTGAGCGCTTCCTGCGCGAGGGCAAGACCCTGGCGCGGCTCTCCCACCCGCACACAGTGACCATCTACGACATCGGCAATGTCGGCCACTTCTACTACATGGCCATGGAGTACCTGCCGAACGGGACGCTCAAGGAGCGGATTGCCGAGGGGCTCAGCCCGCAGCAGGGCCTGGTCTACCTGCGCCAGATCGCCCTGGCCCTGGGGTATGCCCATGCCCAGGGCCTGGTGCACCGGGACGTCAAGCCGGCCAATATCCTGTTCCGCGCCAACGGTTCGGCGGTGCTCTCGGACTTCGGCATCGCCAAGTCCCTGGAGGACCACACCCAGTTCACCCAGGCCGGTTTCGCCGTGGGCACGCCCAGCTACATGAGCCCCGAACAGGCCCGCGGTCAGCAGATCGACGGGCGCACCGACCTCTACGCCCTGGGGGTGGTGCTCTACGAGATACTCACCGGCAAGCTGCCCTATACCGGCAGCGACTCGCTGTCCACGGCCCTGGCCCACTTGACCGAGCCGCTGCCCGAACTGCCCATCGCCCACGGCCGTTACCAGGGGATCCTGCGCAAGCTGCTGGCCAAGGACCCGGCCGAGCGCTTTGCCGATGCCGATGCCCTGATCGCCGCGCTGGACCATCTGCCGCCCGCCGGGCCGGCCGATGCCGAGGCGACACAGTTGCGCCCACTGCCGTTGCCGCCCACCGCGGCGGCGACCGGCCAATCCGCGACGACCGACCTGGGCGGGCTGGCGCCGGTTTCCCTCGACATGCCGCCGCTCGCTGCGCCAAAGCCCGCGCCTGAACCCGCACCCCAGCCAGCCGCCACGGCCACAGCCACCCGGACCGCAAGCCTCGGCGCAGAGCCGCCGGCCGGGTCGCGCGGGCCGTTGTGGGCGCTGCTCGGTGTGGCCGTGGCCGGGGTACTGGCCCTGGCTGGTGGGGGCTACTGGTGGCTGCGCCCGGCGCCGCCGGTGGAACCGCAAAACGACCAGGTCGAGGCGCAAAAAACGCCGGCTGGCGATGCGCAGGACTCGCCCGCCAAGACGGCCAGCGCAGCGCAACCGCCGCTGGCGACGAACGCCGATGGCGGCGACCGTCCGCTGCTGATGCCGGGCAAGAAAACCCTGTTCCAGCGCGTGCTGAGCAAGCCTGGCGCGCAGGTGTCCGGCCAGCCCGGGGCGGCGCCCAACGGTGCCGCGCTGCCGGCGTTCTCGGTGCTGTATGTCTATCAGCGCAAGGCGGTGGCGGGTGGCAGCTGGCTGGAGGTCGGCGCCGCCAGCGATGGCCAGCGCGATGGCTGGTTGCCGGCCGAGCAGGTCAGCGACTGGAAACAGAGCCTGGTGCTGAAGTTCACCGAGCGCTCCGGTCGTTCGCCGGTCATGTTCCTGCGCGAGGCGAGCAGCCTCGAACGGTTCCTGGCTGACACGGCGCAGGCCCGCGCGGCCCTGCACAAGGCGCAGAACGAAGGCAGCGTGGACCCGCAGATCGTCGCGCTGGAGCCTGTGGCCAGCGCCATCCCCCAGGACCAGTTCTACCTGCTGCCGATTTTCCAGGCCCGAGAGAGCTTCGATGCCAACGGCCAGCCGGTGCAACTGCTCAACGTGGCCTCCATCGACCCCGGCAATACGCCCCAGGGCAAGGCCGAGGGGGCGGCCAGGGCCGGCAGCGATGCCTTCCGCACGGCGATAGTACTGGTGGTCGACACCTCGGTGTCGATGCAGCCCTACATCGACCGGGTGCGCCAGGTGGTGCAGGCGTTGCACCGGCAGATCGCCGGCCGTGGCGACCTGGACAGCGTCAGCTTCGGCCTGGTGGGGTTTCGCAGCAATGTCGAGAAGACCCCGGGCCTGGAATATGTGGCGCAAACCCTGGTGAGCCTGGAGGAGGGCCGCGATCCACAGCGCTTCCTCGAGCTGGCTGGCCAGGTCAAGGCCGCCCAGGTGTCCAGCCACGCCTTCAATGAGGATGCCTTCGCCGGCGTGATGGCGGCGGTCGAGGGCATGGACTGGAGTCCCTATGCCGGGCGGCTGATCCTGCTGGTCACCGACGCTGGCGCCCTGCGCAAGAACGATCCGCTGGGGCGCACCCAGATGAACGAAGCCGAGGTGCGCGAAGCCGCCCTCAGCAAACAGATCAAGATCTATACGCTGCACTTGCGCACCGAGGCCGGCCGGAAAAACCACGGCTTCGCCGAGCAGCAGTACCGCAGCCTGACGGCCGACGCCAACCCGCAGATCGGCGACCTGTACATTCCGGTGGCGGGCGGCGATGTCGGTCGCTTCGGCGATACGGTCGCCGAGATCGGCTCGGTATTCGCCGAACAGGTGCATCAGGCGCGCAACAACCAGCTGCCGAGCCTGCCGCCGCTACAAGGGACAGCGAGCGTCGCGAGCAAGGCCACGGCCATCGGCTACGCCATGCAAATGGACTTTCTCGGCCGCCAGTCGGCGGTCCGTGCGCCGCAGCTGATCACCGCCTGGACCTCCGACCACGACCTGACCAACCCCTCGCTGCCGGCCTTCCAGGTCTGCGTGCTGCTGACCAAGCTGCAGCTCAACGACCTGCAGCAGTCGCTGAAACTGATCGTCGATGCGGCCCGCCGTACCCAGACCTCGCCCAAGGATTTCTTCCAGGAAATCGCCAGCGCCAGCGCCCACATGAGCCGCGACCCGACGCGGTTGAAGCAGGGCGGCAACCTGGTCGAAGGCGGCATCCTCGGCGAGTACCTGGACGGCCTGCCGTATCGCAGCAAATCGCTGAGCATGACCCAGGACCTCTGGCTGTCCCTGAGCGTGGCCGAGCAGCAGGACTTCATCGACGAACTGGAGTCGAAGATCCGCCTGTACGAGACCTTCCACAATGACATTGCCAACTGGGTCCGCTTCGGCGAGGCCCAACCGGGCGATGCGCTGTACCGCGTGCCCCTGGCGACGCTGCCCTGA
- a CDS encoding aspartate/glutamate racemase family protein, which yields MKAPRIFLIHATALAIDPIATAFARHWPQAQVINLLEDSLSRDRVEEGELTASMKARFLTLSHYAVQSAADAILFTCSAFGDAIDLCKPEIAIPLLKPNEAMINLALTQASRIAVLATFEPTIPSIMAEFRQAAERSGRTLELVPYFVPGAMQALREGDKEGHDRAIAQMATQVDACDLICFAQFSMTSAAGQAQACSGLPVLTTPDSAVLEMRRMLQADDFISSQDGCLPHAQVQCSSRFPVQ from the coding sequence ATGAAGGCTCCACGTATTTTCCTGATCCACGCGACTGCACTGGCGATCGATCCGATCGCGACGGCCTTTGCCCGGCATTGGCCACAGGCACAGGTGATCAATCTGCTCGAAGACTCGTTGTCCCGGGACCGCGTGGAGGAGGGCGAATTGACCGCGAGCATGAAGGCGCGCTTTCTGACGCTGTCCCATTACGCCGTACAAAGCGCAGCGGACGCGATTCTGTTTACCTGCTCGGCTTTTGGCGATGCCATCGACCTGTGCAAACCCGAGATTGCCATTCCACTGCTCAAGCCGAACGAAGCCATGATCAACCTGGCTCTCACGCAAGCATCGCGTATTGCGGTGCTGGCGACGTTCGAGCCGACCATCCCCTCGATCATGGCCGAGTTCAGGCAAGCGGCTGAGCGCAGTGGCCGAACGCTGGAACTGGTGCCCTATTTTGTCCCTGGGGCGATGCAGGCGCTGCGTGAAGGGGACAAGGAAGGTCACGATCGCGCCATCGCACAAATGGCCACTCAGGTCGACGCCTGCGACCTGATCTGTTTCGCCCAGTTTTCAATGACCAGTGCCGCAGGGCAGGCACAGGCCTGCTCCGGTCTGCCGGTGTTGACCACGCCCGACAGTGCAGTGCTGGAGATGCGCAGGATGCTCCAGGCTGATGATTTCATTTCTTCCCAGGACGGATGTTTACCCCATGCTCAAGTTCAATGCTCATCTCGGTTTCCAGTTCAATGA
- a CDS encoding formylglycine-generating enzyme family protein, producing MLALAGTVQAQDAPADNPKPLPDDLSLPLPCEGELVFRYVYVLAKGTLDDREVNLGYPFSDDDPGYRQSFISGYRRDYINGQFVLDDLPADWQARIAPALPKSGADSLLKPMFYFVGKYEVTERQYALVMAQEAALAGQGEAPACAPMSDMSARLPKVKLSRLEAERFTAVYSAWLLKYHRDRLPVSGRGKALEDGGMGFVRLPTEVEWEFAARGGHAVSRQALEARLFPRKVQGSDSDGPLGDWAVFSQVAGGTGQGARLLPVGLKKPNPLGLFDVIGNAAEMVQESFQLVHAGRRQGSYGGFVVKGGNYLEGELTLFTGMRREYPLFAADGSEQRNATTGFRVALGALSAPRSRYEELFEQWQQEGRLAGLTDEIEAAEDPTQLLDSLIASSTDPDLQARLARVNEELKRNVSLIARQREEAAGNLIQSAALVAETVNNYNIRLTNLKKDRDQARAARDEATAKLYETAIANGRSALEGALAIYIDNLANGTRYTDAVIQAQFQRTREELNHKPVLGKSLVARATLFVRHVGQFRQQRRADPETILKELLGP from the coding sequence ATGCTGGCGCTGGCCGGCACAGTGCAGGCGCAGGACGCCCCGGCGGATAATCCGAAACCGCTGCCCGATGACCTCAGCCTGCCGCTGCCCTGCGAAGGTGAATTGGTGTTCCGCTACGTCTATGTCCTCGCCAAGGGCACCCTGGACGACCGCGAGGTCAATCTCGGCTACCCCTTCAGCGATGACGATCCGGGCTACCGGCAATCCTTCATCTCCGGCTACCGGCGCGACTACATCAACGGTCAGTTCGTCCTCGACGACCTGCCGGCCGACTGGCAAGCCAGAATCGCCCCGGCCCTGCCCAAGAGCGGGGCCGACAGCCTGCTCAAGCCGATGTTCTATTTCGTCGGTAAATACGAGGTCACCGAGCGCCAATACGCCCTGGTCATGGCCCAGGAGGCAGCCTTGGCGGGGCAGGGCGAGGCACCGGCCTGCGCGCCCATGAGCGACATGTCTGCGCGCCTGCCCAAGGTCAAGCTGTCGCGCCTCGAGGCCGAGCGTTTTACCGCGGTGTACAGCGCCTGGTTGCTCAAGTACCACCGCGACCGGTTGCCGGTCAGCGGCCGCGGCAAAGCGCTCGAGGACGGCGGGATGGGCTTCGTCCGCCTGCCGACCGAAGTGGAGTGGGAATTCGCCGCCCGCGGTGGCCATGCGGTCAGCCGCCAGGCGTTGGAGGCGCGGCTGTTTCCGCGCAAGGTGCAAGGCAGCGACAGCGATGGCCCGCTAGGGGACTGGGCGGTGTTCAGCCAGGTCGCCGGGGGCACGGGGCAGGGTGCACGGCTGTTGCCGGTCGGGCTGAAAAAACCCAATCCATTGGGACTGTTCGACGTGATCGGCAATGCCGCGGAGATGGTCCAGGAGTCCTTCCAACTGGTCCACGCCGGCCGCCGCCAGGGCAGTTACGGCGGCTTCGTGGTCAAGGGTGGCAACTACCTGGAAGGCGAGCTGACGCTGTTCACCGGCATGCGCCGCGAATACCCGCTGTTCGCCGCCGACGGCAGCGAGCAGCGCAACGCCACCACCGGTTTCCGGGTGGCGCTGGGGGCGTTGTCGGCACCGCGCTCGCGCTACGAGGAGCTGTTCGAGCAGTGGCAGCAGGAGGGCCGCCTGGCGGGCCTGACCGATGAAATCGAGGCTGCCGAAGATCCGACCCAATTACTGGACAGTCTCATCGCCAGCAGCACCGACCCGGACCTGCAGGCCCGCCTGGCGCGGGTGAACGAAGAGCTCAAGCGCAACGTGTCGCTGATCGCCCGGCAGCGCGAGGAGGCCGCAGGCAACCTGATCCAGTCGGCGGCCCTGGTGGCCGAGACCGTCAACAACTACAACATTCGCCTGACCAACCTGAAGAAGGATCGCGATCAGGCGCGGGCCGCCCGGGACGAAGCCACCGCCAAGCTCTATGAAACGGCTATCGCCAATGGGCGCAGTGCGCTCGAGGGTGCCCTGGCGATCTACATTGACAACCTGGCGAACGGAACGCGCTACACCGACGCGGTGATCCAGGCGCAGTTCCAGCGGACCCGGGAAGAGCTCAATCACAAGCCGGTGCTGGGAAAAAGCCTGGTCGCCCGGGCCACGCTTTTCGTCAGGCACGTGGGCCAGTTTCGCCAGCAGCGCCGAGCCGATCCGGAGACGATCCTGAAGGAACTGCTTGGACCCTGA
- a CDS encoding tautomerase family protein, protein MPNITIKLPANVLSEGTIQQLLAAVDCAAVEATGLGNDPRQRLLCWVMLDEVPDSRWMCGGRSDFDQFIPCHIQVLAPAGELNAGRRAHYAAVLHKAIAGCLSAEDPRVLMTSIVINDVVDGTWAANGDIWHLSDFVRVAGYARQDVVTDTSPQ, encoded by the coding sequence ATGCCAAACATCACGATTAAACTGCCCGCCAATGTGCTGAGCGAAGGCACCATTCAACAACTTCTGGCAGCTGTTGACTGCGCAGCAGTAGAAGCCACCGGGCTCGGCAATGATCCTCGTCAGCGGCTTCTGTGTTGGGTCATGCTCGATGAGGTTCCTGATTCACGCTGGATGTGTGGTGGGCGTAGCGACTTCGACCAATTCATACCCTGCCACATACAGGTACTGGCTCCTGCCGGAGAATTGAATGCCGGGCGCCGGGCTCACTACGCCGCAGTACTGCATAAGGCAATTGCCGGTTGCCTGAGCGCGGAAGATCCTCGTGTGCTGATGACCTCCATCGTGATAAACGACGTGGTGGATGGAACCTGGGCCGCTAACGGCGATATCTGGCATCTGTCGGATTTCGTCAGGGTTGCCGGTTACGCACGTCAGGATGTTGTGACAGACACTTCACCCCAGTAG